In one window of Gemmatimonadota bacterium DNA:
- a CDS encoding HDOD domain-containing protein, with amino-acid sequence MARASELLRGVQSVASLPGVYLRLSTVVSDPRSSAADVGNVIAEDPGLTARLLRLVNSAMYGFPSKIETVSHAISIVGTAQLQDLALATSVIRLFANMPEHLVTMESFWRHSVACGVAARALAARRREANVERFFVAGLLHDIGRPIIYMQAPDAAREAVTRSRETGRPLYELEHEVLGFDHTHVGHALLEQWKLPSSLREAVLHHHHPDRAQRFPIEAAIVHISDLLANAMGFGSSGESGVPPLCRKAWDTAGLQPDLVEDVVDEVERHYEAAVQVIATDRA; translated from the coding sequence ATGGCTAGGGCCTCGGAACTGCTGCGCGGGGTGCAGAGCGTGGCGTCGCTGCCGGGGGTGTACCTCCGGCTGTCCACGGTGGTGAGCGACCCCCGCTCCTCCGCCGCCGATGTCGGCAACGTGATCGCGGAGGACCCCGGCCTGACGGCCCGGCTGCTGCGGCTGGTCAACAGCGCCATGTACGGGTTCCCCTCGAAGATCGAGACGGTGAGCCATGCGATCTCGATCGTCGGCACCGCCCAGCTGCAGGACCTGGCCCTGGCCACGTCGGTGATCCGGCTGTTCGCCAACATGCCCGAGCACCTGGTGACCATGGAGTCGTTCTGGCGGCACTCGGTGGCCTGCGGGGTGGCGGCCCGGGCGCTGGCCGCGCGGCGCCGCGAGGCGAACGTGGAGCGGTTCTTCGTGGCCGGGCTGCTGCACGACATCGGCCGCCCGATCATCTACATGCAGGCGCCCGACGCCGCGCGCGAGGCCGTGACCCGGAGCCGGGAGACCGGCCGGCCGCTGTACGAGCTCGAGCACGAGGTCCTGGGCTTCGACCATACCCACGTGGGGCACGCCCTGCTGGAGCAGTGGAAGCTCCCGTCCAGCCTCCGCGAGGCGGTGCTGCACCATCACCACCCCGATCGGGCCCAGCGCTTCCCGATCGAGGCCGCGATCGTCCACATCTCGGACCTGCTGGCCAACGCCATGGGCTTCGGCTCGAGCGGCGAGAGCGGCGTGCCGCCGCTGTGCCGCAAGGCGTGGGACACCGCGGGGCTGCAGCCCGACCTGGTCGAGGACGTGGTGGACGAGGTCGAACGCCACTACGAGGCGGCGGTGCAGGTCATCGCCACGGATCGCGCATGA
- a CDS encoding Hpt domain-containing protein has protein sequence MAERPVLDPQILQRLQGMDDDGTFVAELAQVFLTEAPIRWTAIAGCSRAGRAPDVVGIAHALKGSAASLGLVRVQEASRAIEATARAGQVPGADALALLERELGAARQVLQPLARPVEA, from the coding sequence ATGGCCGAGCGGCCCGTGTTGGACCCGCAGATCCTGCAACGCCTGCAGGGGATGGACGACGACGGCACCTTCGTGGCGGAGCTTGCCCAGGTGTTCCTGACCGAGGCCCCGATCCGGTGGACCGCGATCGCCGGCTGCAGCCGTGCCGGCCGTGCCCCGGACGTGGTGGGCATCGCGCACGCGCTCAAGGGCTCCGCGGCCAGCCTGGGACTGGTCCGGGTGCAGGAGGCGAGCCGCGCCATCGAGGCGACCGCTCGCGCGGGACAGGTGCCCGGCGCCGACGCGCTGGCGCTGCTGGAGCGGGAACTCGGGGCGGCGCGCCAGGTGCTGCAGCCGCTGGCCCGGCCGGTCGAGGCCTGA
- a CDS encoding response regulator: protein MRVLVVDDDPVSQRILVATLTQLGHATVAADDGQAAWEAFSREPADVVITDWMMPRMDGLELTRRIRSRAADRYTWVVLLTALAGHDRWLDGMNAGADDFATKPLDRAELHARLRVAERVLGLQLEVKQLEGLLPICSYCKRVRDEGDHWCQVEEYVSHRTEAQFSHGICPECYDTQIRPQLERAERHDPGARA, encoded by the coding sequence ATGAGGGTGCTCGTGGTGGATGACGATCCGGTGTCCCAGCGGATCCTGGTGGCGACCCTGACGCAGCTCGGTCACGCGACCGTCGCGGCCGATGACGGCCAGGCGGCCTGGGAGGCGTTCAGCCGCGAGCCGGCCGACGTGGTGATCACCGACTGGATGATGCCCCGGATGGATGGGCTCGAGCTCACCCGTCGCATTCGGAGCCGCGCGGCCGACCGCTACACCTGGGTGGTGCTGCTCACCGCCCTGGCCGGGCATGACCGCTGGCTCGACGGCATGAATGCCGGCGCCGACGACTTCGCCACCAAGCCGCTCGACCGGGCCGAGCTGCACGCCCGGCTGCGGGTGGCGGAGCGGGTGCTCGGGCTGCAGCTCGAGGTGAAGCAACTCGAGGGGCTGCTCCCGATCTGCTCATACTGCAAGCGGGTCCGCGATGAAGGGGACCACTGGTGCCAGGTCGAGGAGTACGTCTCGCACCGCACCGAGGCCCAGTTCAGCCACGGCATCTGCCCCGAGTGCTACGACACGCAGATCCGGCCCCAGCTGGAACGCGCGGAGCGCCACGACCCTGGCGCCCGCGCCTGA
- a CDS encoding protein-glutamate O-methyltransferase CheR, whose product MLGPAEFDFLRGLVRERSAIVLEPGKEYLVESRLVPLLRDRQLPSLATLAAALRADPRGELERAVVEAMTTNETSFFRDHHPFEALQHRLLPELIAARASERRLRFWSNACSSGQEAYSLAMLLAEHFPGLRAWDVSILATDLSRDMVRRTQQASYGQLEMNRGLPAPLLVKYFDRQGTRWQVKPDLRRWVQAREMNLMEGWPPLPRFDVIFLRNVLIYFDLDTKRAILRRARQALRPDGFLLLGSAETTVMVDDAWERVVVGGSVAYRAGGASLRAAGSAA is encoded by the coding sequence ATGCTGGGACCGGCGGAGTTTGACTTCCTGCGGGGGCTCGTGCGCGAGCGCTCCGCCATCGTGCTCGAACCGGGAAAGGAATACCTGGTGGAGAGCCGACTGGTCCCGTTGCTCCGCGACCGCCAGCTGCCCTCGCTCGCGACGCTGGCCGCGGCGCTCCGCGCCGACCCGCGGGGCGAGCTGGAGCGGGCCGTGGTGGAGGCGATGACCACCAACGAGACCAGCTTCTTCCGCGACCATCATCCGTTCGAGGCGCTGCAGCACCGGCTGCTGCCGGAGCTGATCGCCGCCCGGGCCAGCGAGCGCCGCCTGCGCTTCTGGAGCAACGCCTGCTCCAGCGGCCAGGAGGCGTACAGCCTGGCCATGCTGCTGGCGGAGCACTTCCCCGGGCTGCGCGCGTGGGACGTGAGCATCCTCGCCACCGACCTCTCCCGCGACATGGTGCGGCGCACCCAGCAGGCGAGCTACGGCCAGCTCGAGATGAACCGTGGGCTGCCGGCGCCGCTGCTGGTGAAGTACTTCGACCGGCAGGGCACGCGGTGGCAGGTGAAGCCCGACCTGCGCCGCTGGGTGCAGGCCCGTGAGATGAACCTCATGGAGGGGTGGCCGCCCCTGCCCCGGTTCGACGTGATCTTCCTGCGCAACGTGCTGATCTACTTCGACCTCGACACCAAGCGGGCCATCCTGCGCCGGGCCCGGCAGGCCCTGCGCCCCGACGGCTTCCTCCTGCTCGGCAGCGCGGAGACCACCGTGATGGTGGACGACGCCTGGGAGCGGGTGGTGGTCGGCGGCTCGGTGGCGTACCGGGCCGGCGGCGCCAGCCTGCGGGCGGCGGGGAGCGCGGCATGA
- a CDS encoding chemotaxis response regulator protein-glutamate methylesterase, giving the protein MAKIRVLVVDDAVVVRRIVTDVLSSDPDIEVVGTAANGRLALQKLAGLKPDLVTLDIEMPELDGLGTLVELRKLYPRLPVIMFSTLTERGAAATLEALTRGASDYVTKPANVGSVTLAQDRVRDDLIPRIKALCGRGAVRPRPATAPPRAPAAAGAAPRPALPQRVDLLAIGVSTGGPNALASVIPALPADFPLPVVIVQHMPPVFTRFLAERLASTSRLAVREGEEGGVVEPGVVWVAPGSSHMVLRRDGEVLRLRLTQDPPENSCRPAVDPLFRSAAALVGNRTLGLVLTGMGQDGLRGAEEIRKAGGVVLAQDEASAVVWGMPGAVVGAGLADAVLPLEKVTAELIQRAGVGRLARIGGVPPVTVSAR; this is encoded by the coding sequence ATGGCGAAGATCCGCGTGCTGGTGGTCGATGATGCGGTGGTGGTGCGCCGCATCGTCACCGACGTCCTCTCGTCCGATCCGGACATCGAGGTGGTGGGCACCGCGGCCAACGGCCGCCTGGCGCTGCAGAAGCTGGCGGGCCTGAAGCCGGACCTGGTGACCCTCGACATCGAGATGCCGGAGCTGGACGGGCTCGGGACGCTGGTGGAGCTGCGCAAGCTCTACCCGCGCCTCCCGGTCATCATGTTCAGCACCCTCACCGAGCGCGGCGCCGCCGCCACGCTCGAAGCGCTGACGCGCGGCGCCTCGGACTACGTCACCAAGCCGGCCAACGTCGGCAGCGTGACGCTGGCCCAGGACCGGGTGCGGGACGACCTCATCCCCCGCATCAAGGCGCTGTGTGGCCGGGGCGCCGTGCGGCCCCGGCCCGCGACCGCGCCGCCCCGCGCCCCGGCGGCGGCCGGCGCGGCCCCGCGGCCGGCGCTGCCGCAGCGGGTGGACCTGCTGGCCATCGGGGTCTCCACCGGCGGCCCCAACGCCCTCGCCAGCGTCATCCCGGCGCTCCCGGCGGACTTCCCGCTGCCGGTGGTGATCGTGCAGCACATGCCGCCGGTGTTCACCCGGTTCCTGGCCGAGCGGCTCGCCTCCACCTCCCGGCTCGCGGTGCGCGAGGGAGAAGAGGGCGGGGTGGTGGAGCCCGGCGTGGTCTGGGTGGCGCCCGGAAGCTCCCACATGGTGCTGCGGCGGGACGGCGAGGTGCTCCGCCTGCGGCTCACCCAGGACCCGCCGGAGAACTCCTGCCGGCCGGCGGTCGACCCGCTCTTTCGCAGCGCGGCCGCCCTCGTGGGGAACCGGACGCTGGGCCTGGTGCTCACCGGGATGGGGCAGGACGGGCTCCGCGGGGCCGAGGAGATCCGGAAGGCGGGCGGGGTGGTGCTGGCCCAGGACGAGGCCAGCGCGGTGGTCTGGGGCATGCCGGGCGCGGTGGTCGGCGCCGGCCTGGCCGATGCCGTGCTGCCGCTGGAGAAGGTGACGGCGGAGCTGATCCAGCGGGCCGGCGTGGGACGCCTGGCGCGGATCGGCGGCGTGCCACCGGTGACGGTGAGCGCCCGATGA
- a CDS encoding response regulator, with protein MRALVVDDSRAIRSIIGKTVKELGFELFEAGHGKEALDRLAEVGKVDLILVDWNMPEMNGFDFLVAARGNPAWKDTVIMMVTTETEMSQMQRALEAGANEYVMKPFTKDVLHEKLQLVGLAAG; from the coding sequence GTGCGTGCGCTGGTCGTGGATGATTCGCGGGCAATCCGCAGCATCATCGGGAAGACCGTCAAGGAGCTGGGCTTCGAGCTGTTCGAGGCCGGCCACGGCAAGGAAGCGCTGGACCGCCTCGCCGAGGTCGGCAAGGTGGACCTGATCCTGGTCGACTGGAACATGCCCGAGATGAACGGCTTCGACTTCCTGGTGGCGGCCCGGGGCAACCCGGCGTGGAAGGACACGGTCATCATGATGGTCACCACCGAGACCGAGATGAGCCAGATGCAGCGGGCGCTCGAGGCGGGGGCCAATGAGTACGTCATGAAGCCCTTCACCAAGGACGTGCTGCACGAGAAGCTGCAGCTCGTGGGGCTCGCCGCGGGCTGA
- a CDS encoding response regulator, whose protein sequence is MRILIAEDDTTSRLVLERTLKKLGYGVLAARDGAEAWQLYEQERPPVVITDWMMPRLDGLDLCRRVRRDAPDDRYTWLVVLTALGGKQNYLEAMNAGADDFLTKPFDPDELVTRLRVAERILGMESKLAYLEAMHHCCPGCARVRQDNGRWVDLRQVAAEVRRRNPRVQCPECRRRDARPARVSEAVEQG, encoded by the coding sequence GTGCGGATCCTGATCGCGGAAGACGATACCACGTCCCGGCTGGTCCTGGAGCGGACGCTCAAGAAGCTGGGCTACGGCGTGCTGGCGGCGCGGGACGGCGCGGAGGCGTGGCAGCTGTACGAGCAGGAGCGCCCGCCGGTGGTGATCACCGACTGGATGATGCCGCGCCTCGACGGCCTGGACCTCTGCCGCCGGGTGCGGCGCGACGCGCCGGATGACCGCTACACCTGGCTGGTGGTGCTGACCGCGCTGGGCGGGAAGCAGAACTACCTCGAGGCGATGAACGCGGGGGCGGACGACTTCCTCACCAAGCCCTTCGACCCCGACGAGCTGGTGACCCGGCTCCGGGTGGCGGAACGGATCCTGGGGATGGAGTCCAAGCTGGCGTACCTGGAGGCGATGCATCACTGCTGCCCCGGGTGCGCCCGGGTCCGGCAGGACAATGGCCGCTGGGTGGACCTGCGGCAGGTGGCGGCAGAGGTGCGGCGGCGCAACCCGCGCGTGCAGTGCCCCGAGTGCCGGCGGCGGGACGCCCGCCCGGCGCGGGTGTCCGAGGCGGTCGAGCAGGGCTGA
- a CDS encoding methyl-accepting chemotaxis protein: MAWTIRRKLFGLGWVSVALAAALAGMCFWSVRQLEAAIEDLHLSGTALANHQQADMMHDAIRGDVLASRLASGPALRAEARAELDTHFAAFDSLVQANGALDLTPETRAALAGLAPLLARYHESATSAMDGRETLEQFQSVFREVERQAEAVRAVIEAANDASVAAAGTRGRQLERLALGLAVGGAGLLGLVLTLVGRSILTPIRMVGHRLAEVAEGDGDLGARVEYTGEDELGELARSFNTFVAKIEQTVVLIAENATSLAAAAEQMSAVSRQLTVSSDTGRAQSGQAASTAGGVSNSVQSIATGVEQLSSAIKEIARSAAEAATVASEAAVLAGEADRTVERLGQGSAEIGVVLTSITAVAQKTNLLALNATIEAARAGDAGKGFAVVAHEVKDLANQAAASSEDIARRIEAVQQQVGEVVQAIRRIAKVVDQINQYQGGIASAVEEQSAVANEMGRGVQDAAGGTTEIAQVMLAAAQTAEESSTAAGEAARTAADLARMSSALERLVGQFRTGGQGRARRTGVRPEPRVAAEV, encoded by the coding sequence ATGGCGTGGACCATCCGTCGCAAACTCTTCGGGCTGGGCTGGGTCTCGGTGGCGCTGGCGGCCGCGCTCGCGGGCATGTGCTTCTGGAGCGTCCGGCAGCTGGAGGCGGCCATCGAGGACCTGCACCTGAGCGGGACAGCGCTGGCCAACCACCAGCAGGCCGACATGATGCACGACGCCATTCGCGGGGACGTCCTGGCCAGCCGGCTGGCCTCCGGGCCGGCCCTGCGGGCGGAGGCGCGCGCCGAGCTTGATACCCACTTCGCCGCGTTCGACTCCCTGGTGCAGGCCAATGGGGCGCTCGACCTGACGCCGGAGACCCGGGCGGCCCTGGCGGGCCTGGCCCCGCTGCTGGCGCGCTACCACGAGAGCGCCACGTCCGCGATGGACGGGCGCGAGACGCTGGAGCAGTTCCAGTCGGTCTTCCGGGAGGTGGAGCGGCAGGCCGAGGCGGTGCGCGCCGTGATTGAGGCGGCGAATGACGCCAGCGTGGCCGCCGCGGGGACCAGGGGGCGGCAGCTGGAACGGCTCGCCCTGGGCCTGGCCGTCGGCGGCGCGGGGCTGCTCGGGCTGGTGCTGACGCTGGTCGGCCGCTCGATCCTCACGCCCATCCGCATGGTGGGCCATCGGCTGGCGGAGGTGGCGGAGGGCGACGGCGACCTGGGCGCGCGGGTGGAATACACCGGCGAGGACGAACTCGGGGAGCTGGCCCGCTCGTTCAACACCTTCGTGGCCAAGATCGAGCAGACGGTGGTGCTCATCGCCGAGAACGCGACCTCGCTGGCGGCGGCCGCGGAGCAGATGTCGGCGGTGAGCCGCCAGCTGACCGTCTCGAGCGATACCGGCCGGGCGCAGTCGGGCCAGGCCGCCAGCACGGCGGGTGGCGTGAGCAACAGCGTGCAGAGCATCGCCACGGGGGTGGAGCAGCTCTCCTCGGCGATCAAGGAGATCGCGCGCAGCGCCGCCGAGGCGGCCACGGTGGCGTCCGAGGCGGCGGTGCTGGCCGGCGAGGCCGACCGGACGGTGGAGCGGCTGGGGCAGGGCAGCGCGGAGATCGGGGTGGTGCTCACGTCCATCACCGCGGTGGCGCAGAAGACCAACCTGCTGGCGCTCAACGCCACCATCGAGGCGGCGCGGGCGGGCGACGCCGGCAAGGGCTTCGCCGTCGTGGCGCACGAGGTCAAGGACCTGGCCAACCAGGCGGCGGCCTCGAGTGAGGACATCGCCCGGCGGATCGAGGCGGTGCAGCAGCAGGTGGGCGAGGTGGTCCAGGCCATCCGGCGCATCGCCAAGGTGGTGGACCAGATCAACCAGTACCAGGGCGGGATCGCCAGCGCGGTGGAGGAGCAGAGCGCGGTGGCCAACGAGATGGGCCGCGGGGTGCAGGACGCGGCGGGGGGCACCACCGAGATCGCCCAGGTGATGCTCGCGGCGGCGCAGACGGCGGAGGAGTCGAGCACGGCGGCCGGGGAGGCCGCCCGCACCGCCGCCGACCTGGCCCGCATGTCGTCGGCGCTGGAGCGCCTGGTGGGGCAGTTCCGGACCGGGGGGCAGGGCAGGGCGCGGCGCACCGGGGTGCGCCCCGAACCACGGGTGGCGGCAGAGGTCTAG
- a CDS encoding PilZ domain-containing protein, with the protein MTDVPLPHRREFSRVPVHLQAEVTLDGGTRLDGTLENLSLKGGFLRTAAAPAPGTPCDIRMHLEGTEIVVHAQGAVVRPGPGGVAIQFTEIVGIDSLEHLRNLILFNTHDPHQVEQEFHDHLGLKRDA; encoded by the coding sequence ATGACCGACGTACCCTTGCCCCACCGCCGCGAATTCAGCCGGGTGCCGGTGCACCTCCAGGCCGAGGTGACCCTGGATGGGGGCACGCGCCTGGACGGCACGCTGGAGAACCTGAGCCTCAAGGGCGGCTTCCTGCGCACGGCGGCGGCGCCGGCACCGGGAACGCCCTGTGACATCCGGATGCACCTGGAGGGGACCGAGATCGTGGTCCACGCTCAGGGCGCCGTGGTGCGTCCGGGCCCCGGGGGTGTCGCGATCCAGTTCACCGAGATCGTCGGCATCGACAGCCTGGAGCACCTGCGCAACCTCATCCTCTTCAACACCCACGATCCGCACCAGGTGGAGCAGGAGTTCCACGACCACCTGGGCCTCAAGCGGGACGCCTGA
- a CDS encoding chemotaxis protein CheX yields MQFLEEEIRQVAEMVWDSVLGTPLVRSPEIPPPPDRVVSGWVHFTGAWEGAVTIECSAEFARTAAATMFGVDLANATPSDMQDAMGELTNMTGGNVKALLPEGCRLSLPTVVEGSAYTARVPGSELVTSVGFKCQGSPVVVRLLKKSENGKH; encoded by the coding sequence ATGCAGTTCCTCGAGGAAGAGATCCGGCAGGTGGCGGAAATGGTCTGGGACTCGGTCCTGGGCACCCCCCTGGTCCGGTCGCCGGAGATCCCGCCGCCGCCGGACCGGGTGGTGTCGGGCTGGGTGCACTTCACCGGCGCGTGGGAGGGCGCGGTCACCATCGAGTGTTCGGCCGAGTTCGCGCGGACCGCGGCGGCCACGATGTTCGGCGTGGACCTGGCGAACGCCACCCCATCCGACATGCAGGATGCCATGGGTGAGCTGACCAACATGACCGGGGGCAACGTCAAGGCGCTGCTGCCCGAGGGGTGCCGGCTGTCGCTCCCCACGGTCGTCGAGGGCAGCGCCTACACCGCGCGGGTCCCCGGCAGCGAGTTGGTGACCAGCGTGGGGTTCAAGTGCCAGGGCTCACCCGTCGTGGTGCGGCTGCTCAAGAAATCCGAGAACGGGAAGCACTAG
- a CDS encoding protein-glutamate O-methyltransferase CheR, with protein MALNPIDFQFVSTLVRQRSAIVLEPEKSYLLEARLTPLARAEGFASLEALVAQMRAQPFNGLHRKVVEAMTTNETSFFRDLHPFAALRQVVIPEVLKHRQATRTLNIWCAACSSGQEPYTVAMTLLEHFPQLTGWNFRILATDLSGEMVTRSRAGRYGQIEVNRGLPANLLVKWFEKKGMEWQVKPEVQRYCEFREMNLIEPWGPLPAMDVVFLRNVLIYFDVETKRQILGNVRKVLQSWGYLFLGGAETTINLGDTFERVQFDKAGCYRIKGS; from the coding sequence ATGGCCCTCAACCCGATCGATTTCCAGTTCGTGAGCACGCTGGTCCGCCAGCGGTCCGCGATCGTGCTCGAGCCGGAGAAGAGCTACCTGCTGGAGGCCCGGCTCACGCCGCTGGCCCGGGCGGAGGGCTTTGCGTCGCTCGAGGCCCTGGTGGCCCAGATGCGGGCCCAGCCCTTCAACGGGCTGCACCGCAAGGTCGTCGAGGCGATGACGACCAACGAGACCAGCTTCTTCCGCGACCTGCACCCGTTCGCGGCGCTGCGGCAGGTGGTGATTCCCGAGGTGCTCAAGCACCGGCAGGCCACCCGCACGCTCAACATCTGGTGCGCGGCCTGTTCCAGCGGGCAGGAACCCTACACCGTCGCGATGACGCTGCTGGAGCACTTCCCCCAGCTCACCGGATGGAACTTCCGGATCCTCGCCACCGACCTCTCGGGCGAGATGGTGACGCGTTCCCGCGCCGGGCGCTATGGCCAGATCGAGGTCAATCGCGGGCTGCCCGCCAACCTGCTGGTGAAGTGGTTCGAGAAGAAGGGGATGGAGTGGCAGGTGAAGCCCGAGGTGCAGCGGTACTGCGAGTTCCGCGAGATGAACCTGATCGAGCCGTGGGGCCCGCTGCCGGCGATGGACGTGGTGTTCCTGCGCAATGTCCTGATCTACTTCGACGTCGAGACCAAGCGGCAGATCCTCGGCAACGTCCGGAAGGTGCTGCAGTCGTGGGGGTACCTGTTCCTGGGCGGGGCAGAGACCACGATCAACCTCGGTGACACGTTTGAGCGGGTGCAGTTCGACAAGGCCGGTTGCTACCGGATCAAAGGCAGCTAG
- the cheB gene encoding chemotaxis-specific protein-glutamate methyltransferase CheB → MKRLRVLVVDDAVIVRRVIAQALGREPDMEVVGTASDGDLALGVIAEQGPDVVTLDIDMPGLDGLETLRRLRAQWPHLPVVMFTGVSAPGVAELEALALGADDLIPKLPHEGNMVNAIEWVSRRLAPRVAAQVARARALAAAPPRPVARVTAGPRVAPPPSAGRIAASLPEVLAVAASTGGPNALEALLTGLPADFRVPILITQHMPTGFTRLLADRLRAATHFQVDEAVPGAHVAPGQVWIAPGDHHLVVQRVGMEVVLQTNQSAPENSCRPAADPMFRSVARVYGPRSLAVVLTGMGQDGMAGAGSITEVGGRVLVQDEATSVVWGMPGAVARAGLAEAILPLGELPQAIVERCRGGVAPVLMR, encoded by the coding sequence GTGAAGCGGCTCCGCGTCCTGGTGGTGGACGATGCGGTGATCGTCCGCCGGGTCATTGCCCAGGCGCTGGGGCGCGAGCCGGACATGGAGGTCGTCGGGACCGCGAGTGACGGCGACCTGGCCCTCGGGGTCATCGCCGAGCAGGGTCCCGACGTGGTCACGCTCGACATCGACATGCCCGGGCTCGACGGCCTGGAGACCCTGCGCCGCCTGCGGGCGCAGTGGCCCCACCTGCCGGTGGTCATGTTCACCGGCGTGAGCGCCCCCGGTGTCGCGGAACTCGAGGCCCTGGCGCTCGGCGCCGACGACCTGATTCCCAAGTTGCCCCACGAGGGCAACATGGTGAACGCCATCGAGTGGGTCAGCCGCCGCCTGGCGCCCCGGGTCGCGGCGCAGGTGGCCCGGGCCCGGGCGCTGGCGGCGGCGCCACCGCGGCCGGTGGCGCGCGTGACGGCGGGGCCGCGGGTGGCGCCGCCCCCGTCGGCGGGGCGGATCGCCGCGAGCCTGCCGGAGGTGCTCGCCGTGGCGGCGTCCACCGGCGGCCCCAACGCCCTGGAGGCGCTGCTCACGGGCCTGCCCGCGGACTTCCGGGTGCCGATCCTGATCACCCAGCACATGCCCACGGGATTCACCCGCCTGCTGGCCGACCGCCTGCGGGCGGCCACGCACTTCCAGGTGGACGAGGCGGTCCCCGGCGCCCACGTGGCGCCCGGCCAGGTCTGGATCGCCCCCGGCGACCACCATTTGGTGGTCCAGCGAGTCGGGATGGAAGTCGTCCTTCAGACAAACCAGTCAGCACCCGAGAATTCCTGCAGGCCCGCGGCGGACCCGATGTTCCGGTCGGTGGCCCGGGTGTACGGCCCGCGTTCCCTGGCGGTGGTGCTGACGGGGATGGGACAGGACGGGATGGCCGGCGCCGGCAGCATCACCGAGGTGGGAGGCCGGGTCCTGGTCCAGGACGAGGCCACGAGCGTGGTCTGGGGCATGCCGGGCGCGGTGGCCCGCGCCGGACTGGCGGAGGCCATCCTGCCGCTCGGTGAGTTGCCGCAGGCCATTGTGGAACGCTGCCGGGGCGGTGTCGCCCCGGTGCTGATGCGCTGA